The following proteins are encoded in a genomic region of Nitrospirota bacterium:
- a CDS encoding type II secretion system F family protein: MSTYAYRARSRVGELIIGTLEADTQDQVEARLARDNLIPVRIEERRPKKLDAFLDRVFKRIKPRDRIVLYRQLAAMYGAGVSFTRMLETAKKQTENPRLQKVLVQVGKDIQEGMSFANALARHPGVFNEVVINMVSAGEAGGVLEEVLDRIGQMAERELDLDSKVRSATLYPKMVLVAAILGGGVVVYFLIPKLQALYRQLGGANAVLPLPTRILVGISDAFIAYWYLAAVVLGSAYASWRILLTLPAGRYLVDRLRLKVWIFGSIFERVAMARFSRIFGSLYRSGMPILQALEISSRALGNAFIAREVLHTRQSLIEGKTLLESIERAKGFTPMIQQMIGVGEEAGTLDRMLQKAADYYDSEIDHSIRTLTTLLEPALLLGLFAIVGFLALAMFLPMWQMISFVNTGGGAPGVP; encoded by the coding sequence GTGTCCACCTATGCGTATCGGGCACGCAGCCGCGTCGGCGAGCTCATTATCGGTACGCTCGAGGCCGACACCCAGGATCAAGTCGAGGCCCGACTGGCCAGAGACAACCTCATTCCCGTTCGCATCGAGGAGCGAAGGCCGAAGAAACTGGACGCGTTTCTGGATCGGGTCTTCAAGCGCATCAAACCCCGGGACCGGATCGTTCTCTACCGCCAGCTGGCCGCCATGTATGGCGCCGGGGTCTCGTTCACACGCATGTTGGAGACCGCGAAGAAGCAAACAGAGAATCCCCGACTCCAGAAGGTCCTGGTCCAGGTCGGGAAAGACATTCAGGAGGGCATGAGCTTCGCCAACGCTCTCGCCCGTCACCCCGGCGTCTTTAACGAGGTGGTCATCAACATGGTCTCGGCCGGTGAGGCCGGCGGTGTCCTGGAGGAAGTGCTCGACCGAATCGGCCAGATGGCCGAGCGGGAGCTCGATCTGGACAGCAAGGTTCGCTCGGCGACGCTCTACCCCAAGATGGTTCTGGTGGCGGCCATCCTCGGCGGCGGGGTGGTCGTGTACTTCCTGATACCCAAGTTGCAGGCCCTGTACCGCCAACTGGGAGGCGCGAACGCGGTCCTTCCCCTGCCCACTCGCATCTTGGTGGGAATCTCGGACGCCTTCATTGCTTACTGGTACCTCGCCGCCGTGGTGTTGGGTTCGGCCTACGCTTCCTGGCGGATCCTTCTCACGCTGCCGGCGGGGCGTTACCTCGTGGACCGACTCCGGTTGAAGGTTTGGATCTTCGGATCGATTTTCGAAAGGGTGGCCATGGCGCGATTCAGCCGGATCTTCGGCAGTCTTTACCGGAGCGGCATGCCGATCCTGCAGGCCCTGGAGATCTCATCACGGGCGTTGGGCAACGCTTTCATCGCTCGAGAAGTTCTCCATACGCGGCAGTCCCTCATCGAAGGGAAAACGCTGCTGGAATCCATCGAAAGAGCCAAGGGGTTCACACCGATGATCCAGCAGATGATCGGGGTGGGTGAGGAAGCCGGGACCCTGGACCGAATGCTTCAGAAGGCCGCGGACTACTACGACAGCGAGATCGACCATTCGATCCGAACGCTGACGACGCTTTTGGAGCCCGCTCTCCTGCTCGGACTCTTCGCCATCGTCGGATTCCTGGCCCTGGCCATGTTCCTTCCCATGTGGCAGATGATATCGTTTGTGAATACGGGCGGAGGAGCGCCGGGTGTTCCATGA
- a CDS encoding NAD+ synthase yields the protein MKKSAQTLRVALAQINPTVGDLEGNARKVRDAIRRAESMGADVLLTPELVMTGYPPEDLLFKKKFVESSLAAVWKAARETRRTIVLIGCVHLQGQKRYNAAAVCRAGSVHAVYHKILLPNYGVFDEKRYFSEGSQPLVLSLNGIRAGVTICEDLWSPEGPCRALCEKGKVELLLNLSSSPYHAGKVHERLKLLKGWAKAGRAWVLYCNCVGGQDELVFDGHSLVVNPFGRVVARGLQFEEDFVVVDMEFESKRPYGRPGRLRCANFRLGAPISRPALAPARLDALEEEAEIYKALVMGTGDYVRKNGFTKVLIGLSGGIDSALTAAIAADALGSENVVGFALPSRFTSEESVVDAKELADRLRIDFRIVPIEPPFKAMLEVLSRDFAGLPPSEAEENLQARIRGTLLMTLSNKFGRLVLTTGNKSEISTGYCTLYGDTAGGFAVIKDIPKTLVYRLSRYRNTIGPVTPPPETGPTGRKLTAASGGVSGSGVIPDRVLEKAPTAELRANQKDTDSLPPYEVLDPILKQYVEEDRSVDEIARSGQDRKLVERVAGLVERSEYKRRQAAPGVKITPKAFGRDRRMPLTNRFRG from the coding sequence ATGAAGAAATCGGCTCAGACTCTTCGGGTGGCCTTGGCGCAGATCAACCCGACCGTGGGCGATCTTGAAGGGAATGCGCGCAAGGTGCGGGACGCCATTCGAAGGGCCGAATCCATGGGGGCCGATGTTCTCCTGACCCCGGAGCTGGTGATGACCGGATATCCCCCGGAGGACTTGCTCTTCAAGAAGAAGTTCGTCGAGTCGAGCCTTGCCGCCGTTTGGAAGGCAGCGCGGGAGACCCGCCGCACGATCGTCCTCATCGGGTGCGTACATCTTCAGGGGCAGAAGCGGTACAACGCGGCGGCCGTGTGTCGTGCCGGAAGCGTCCACGCGGTCTACCACAAGATCCTCCTTCCCAACTATGGGGTGTTCGACGAGAAGCGGTATTTTTCCGAGGGGTCGCAGCCGCTCGTCCTCTCGCTCAACGGGATCCGAGCCGGTGTGACCATTTGTGAGGACCTGTGGAGCCCGGAAGGGCCGTGCAGGGCTCTTTGTGAGAAGGGAAAGGTCGAGCTGCTGCTCAATCTCTCCTCCTCCCCGTACCATGCCGGGAAAGTGCACGAGCGTCTCAAGCTTTTGAAGGGATGGGCGAAGGCGGGGCGCGCCTGGGTACTGTACTGCAATTGCGTGGGCGGCCAGGATGAGCTCGTGTTCGATGGGCACAGTCTGGTGGTGAATCCCTTTGGCCGCGTTGTGGCGCGGGGCCTCCAGTTCGAGGAAGATTTCGTGGTGGTGGATATGGAGTTCGAGTCAAAGCGTCCGTACGGGAGGCCCGGAAGGCTCCGATGCGCCAACTTCAGGCTGGGTGCGCCGATATCCCGCCCGGCTTTGGCGCCGGCCCGGCTCGACGCGCTCGAGGAGGAGGCGGAGATCTACAAAGCGCTGGTGATGGGGACCGGAGACTATGTGCGCAAGAATGGTTTCACCAAGGTCCTCATCGGCCTGAGCGGCGGGATTGATTCGGCTCTGACGGCCGCGATCGCCGCCGATGCGCTCGGTTCCGAAAACGTGGTCGGATTTGCGCTTCCCTCGCGGTTCACTTCGGAGGAGAGTGTGGTGGATGCGAAAGAACTGGCCGATCGGCTCCGGATCGATTTCCGGATCGTTCCCATCGAACCGCCTTTCAAGGCCATGCTGGAAGTGCTCAGCCGGGATTTCGCCGGGCTCCCGCCGTCGGAGGCGGAGGAAAACCTCCAGGCTCGTATCCGGGGAACGCTTTTGATGACCCTCTCGAACAAATTCGGCCGGCTCGTCCTCACCACGGGCAACAAGAGTGAAATCAGCACGGGATACTGCACCTTGTACGGGGACACCGCCGGGGGGTTCGCCGTGATCAAGGACATCCCAAAGACCCTCGTGTACAGGTTGTCACGTTACCGGAATACGATCGGACCGGTGACCCCACCACCCGAAACAGGCCCGACGGGCCGAAAACTCACCGCCGCCTCCGGCGGCGTTTCGGGTAGTGGGGTGATTCCCGATCGGGTGTTGGAAAAGGCGCCCACGGCTGAGCTTCGGGCGAATCAAAAGGATACGGACTCCCTTCCACCCTACGAAGTGCTCGACCCCATTCTGAAGCAATATGTGGAGGAGGATCGGAGCGTGGATGAGATCGCCCGCTCGGGGCAGGACCGAAAGCTGGTTGAGCGGGTGGCCGGGCTGGTGGAGCGGAGCGAGTACAAGAGGCGCCAGGCCGCTCCCGGGGTGAAAA
- a CDS encoding zinc-binding dehydrogenase, producing MKAVLLNRHGGLDALEMGTLPEPRAEAGEAVVRVKACGLNHLDVWVRKGLPNLKLDYPHVLGSDIAGIVDDIKGSPPPFPQGSKDGEWKGQVSPPPGIAAGTRVVLFPGLTCGYCPPCISGQDDMCREFKLFGEHVSGGYTEKIKVPVRNLVAIPDTLSFVQAACIPVAYLTAWHMVVNRARVQPDEWVLVTAAASGVSTGAIQIAKIFGAQVIAAASSKEKLAKARELGADVLVDYSKPEWSREVKKITNRRGVDVILDHVGQSKWEDYIPILAKGGRLVICGASSGHEGKTDLRHVFFRRLSILGSTMGSSTEFRQLVDYVGRGRIKPVIYKTLPLEQAREAHRILEEREVIGKVVLEI from the coding sequence GTGAAGGCCGTACTTCTCAATCGCCACGGCGGGCTCGATGCGCTGGAGATGGGCACCTTGCCGGAACCGAGGGCGGAGGCCGGAGAGGCGGTGGTCCGCGTAAAAGCGTGCGGCCTGAATCATCTGGACGTGTGGGTGCGAAAGGGCCTGCCGAACCTGAAGCTCGATTACCCTCACGTGCTGGGGTCGGACATCGCGGGAATCGTGGATGACATCAAAGGCTCTCCGCCGCCCTTTCCGCAAGGCTCCAAGGACGGCGAATGGAAGGGTCAGGTCTCTCCGCCGCCGGGGATCGCCGCGGGGACACGCGTCGTTCTTTTTCCAGGGTTGACTTGTGGTTATTGCCCCCCGTGTATTTCCGGTCAGGACGACATGTGCCGGGAGTTCAAGCTTTTCGGAGAGCACGTATCGGGTGGATACACCGAAAAGATCAAGGTGCCCGTGCGCAATCTGGTGGCGATTCCGGACACGCTGAGTTTCGTCCAGGCCGCCTGTATTCCCGTTGCGTATCTCACAGCGTGGCACATGGTGGTGAACCGGGCACGCGTGCAGCCGGACGAGTGGGTACTGGTGACGGCGGCCGCGAGCGGCGTCAGCACGGGCGCGATCCAGATCGCCAAAATCTTCGGAGCGCAGGTCATTGCCGCGGCCTCCTCCAAGGAGAAACTCGCGAAAGCCAGGGAACTCGGCGCCGATGTTCTCGTGGACTACTCCAAGCCGGAATGGTCTCGGGAGGTGAAGAAGATTACGAATCGCCGCGGGGTGGATGTCATCCTAGACCACGTCGGCCAGTCGAAATGGGAAGACTACATTCCCATCCTTGCCAAAGGCGGGCGGCTGGTCATTTGCGGCGCATCGAGCGGCCACGAAGGGAAGACCGATCTGCGCCACGTTTTTTTCCGGCGGCTCTCGATCCTCGGATCCACCATGGGGTCGTCGACCGAATTCCGGCAACTCGTGGATTACGTCGGGCGGGGGCGGATCAAGCCCGTGATTTACAAGACCCTTCCACTCGAACAGGCCCGCGAGGCGCACCGAATCCTCGAGGAACGCGAGGTCATCGGCAAGGTCGTCCTGGAAATATAG
- the tadA gene encoding Flp pilus assembly complex ATPase component TadA, which translates to MPPTTTRRPSRQLLSDIIVDMGLVSRRDLDHALEESRKQNVRVGEILLRKGLVSEEQIAQALARQFTMTYVRLEGKDIASETVKLIPEAVARRHTIVPVESGPQDLMLGMADPLNIFALDQVKMITRHKVQPVVCSKAEILRVLDRVYAAEQSVKSVLDEIDLAGLELLAQESESPATLEKVASDTSIVKLVNTILYVAVQQRASDIHLEPQSEAFLVRMRIDGVLYKLYQLPLKVHMGVVSRIKIMGGMDIAEKRVPQDGRFEAKIGDHQIDVRVSSIPLLHGEKAELRILEKSRRRIQLEDLPMEGDTRAQVEKAIQNPYGLFVVSGPTGSGKTTTLYAVLNCMNAAEKNIVTVEDPVEYQLPNVNQIPINPRANLTFATALRSILRQDPDVIMVGEIRDRETAEISIQAALTGHLVLTTLHTNSAPGAVSRLVEMGVEPYLISSSLLGVLGQRLVRQVCPDCKQPHAPEPAVLANFEWMPENASHFFRGAGCSNCRGTGYRGRLAVFELMRMGPAVRKSILHREDLEQIAAAAQTEGFRSLRQNGLELVVAGRTTLEEIVRVTRDVEI; encoded by the coding sequence ATGCCGCCCACCACGACGCGCCGTCCCTCCCGGCAACTCTTGAGCGACATCATCGTGGACATGGGCCTCGTGTCCAGAAGGGATCTCGATCATGCGCTCGAGGAGAGTCGGAAGCAGAACGTCCGCGTGGGAGAAATCCTCCTCCGAAAGGGGCTGGTCAGCGAGGAACAGATCGCGCAAGCCCTCGCCCGGCAATTCACCATGACGTACGTCCGGCTGGAAGGCAAAGACATCGCTTCGGAAACGGTCAAACTCATTCCCGAAGCCGTGGCTCGCCGACACACGATCGTGCCCGTCGAGAGCGGCCCGCAGGACCTGATGCTCGGAATGGCCGATCCCCTGAACATCTTTGCCCTGGACCAGGTCAAGATGATCACCCGCCACAAGGTGCAGCCGGTCGTCTGTTCCAAGGCGGAGATCCTGCGGGTGTTGGACCGGGTATACGCCGCCGAGCAGTCGGTGAAGAGCGTCCTGGACGAGATCGACCTGGCCGGTCTGGAACTTCTCGCCCAGGAATCGGAGAGCCCGGCCACGTTGGAAAAGGTGGCTTCGGACACTTCCATTGTCAAACTGGTCAATACGATCCTATACGTCGCCGTCCAGCAGCGGGCGAGCGACATCCATCTGGAACCGCAATCCGAAGCCTTCCTCGTTCGGATGCGAATCGATGGAGTTCTCTACAAGCTGTACCAGCTTCCCCTCAAGGTCCATATGGGTGTGGTCTCGCGCATCAAGATCATGGGCGGGATGGACATCGCCGAAAAACGCGTTCCCCAGGACGGGCGGTTCGAGGCGAAGATCGGGGATCACCAGATCGACGTGCGTGTCTCTTCCATTCCCCTCCTGCACGGGGAGAAGGCCGAACTGAGGATTCTGGAGAAAAGCCGGCGGAGGATACAGCTCGAAGACCTTCCCATGGAAGGCGACACGCGCGCCCAGGTTGAGAAAGCCATTCAGAACCCCTACGGCCTGTTCGTCGTTTCGGGCCCGACGGGCTCCGGAAAAACCACCACCTTGTACGCCGTGCTCAACTGCATGAACGCCGCGGAAAAGAACATCGTGACGGTGGAAGATCCCGTGGAGTATCAGCTCCCGAACGTCAACCAAATCCCCATCAATCCTCGCGCGAATCTGACGTTCGCCACTGCACTGCGCTCCATTCTCCGGCAGGATCCGGATGTCATCATGGTCGGCGAGATCCGCGACCGTGAAACGGCGGAGATTTCCATCCAGGCGGCTCTTACGGGGCACTTGGTCCTCACCACGCTCCACACCAATTCCGCCCCCGGCGCGGTCAGCCGCCTCGTCGAAATGGGCGTCGAGCCGTACCTGATTTCATCCTCCCTCCTCGGCGTTCTAGGCCAAAGGCTTGTGCGCCAGGTCTGCCCGGACTGCAAGCAGCCGCATGCGCCGGAGCCGGCGGTTCTGGCGAATTTCGAATGGATGCCCGAGAACGCATCGCACTTCTTCCGCGGCGCCGGTTGCTCCAATTGCCGTGGAACGGGCTATCGCGGCCGGTTGGCCGTATTTGAATTGATGCGTATGGGGCCCGCCGTTCGGAAGAGCATTTTGCATCGAGAAGACCTTGAACAAATTGCCGCCGCCGCCCAGACGGAAGGCTTCCGATCCCTGCGCCAGAACGGTCTGGAGCTCGTGGTGGCGGGCAGGACCACGTTGGAAGAAATCGTCCGCGTGACCCGGGACGTGGAGATCTGA
- the amrA gene encoding AmmeMemoRadiSam system protein A, with translation MGLSPEASRELLRLSRSTLDRFVRTGEKPTLESGAPDVPGSGLFVTLRRSGELRGCIGSLAPRKSFVEMLQDLTVAAASEDPRFLPVEAKELGEIEIELSILTPLRSIKDLSEIDIGRHGLCVMKQHKRGVLLPQVPVENGWDRDTFLSETCRKAGLPSDAWKKPGMEFFVFESEKISEGVG, from the coding sequence GTGGGCCTTTCACCGGAGGCTTCGAGAGAACTCTTGCGCCTCTCACGGAGCACGCTGGATCGCTTTGTCCGAACGGGGGAGAAGCCCACTCTTGAGTCGGGCGCACCGGATGTGCCGGGATCGGGTCTCTTTGTCACTCTGCGCCGTTCGGGAGAGTTGAGAGGATGTATCGGATCGCTGGCGCCTCGAAAATCGTTCGTCGAGATGCTTCAGGATCTGACGGTGGCCGCGGCCTCCGAAGATCCCCGGTTTCTGCCCGTCGAGGCGAAGGAATTGGGTGAGATCGAAATCGAGCTTTCCATCTTGACGCCGCTCAGATCGATCAAGGATCTGTCCGAAATTGATATCGGCCGACACGGTCTCTGCGTGATGAAACAGCACAAGCGGGGAGTGCTCCTCCCCCAAGTGCCGGTGGAAAATGGGTGGGACCGCGACACGTTCCTATCGGAAACGTGCCGCAAGGCCGGCCTCCCGTCGGATGCGTGGAAAAAGCCGGGAATGGAGTTCTTCGTTTTCGAATCCGAGAAGATATCCGAAGGGGTGGGCTGA
- a CDS encoding sigma-54-dependent Fis family transcriptional regulator → MSARLLVVDDDPSARSIIRKALASEGLDVHEATGADEALPEIRRLKPGVVLLDLFLPEPKGIDLLREISVLPDPPYVIVITGHAEHTFVMEAMRWGAYDYVVKPFDIDRLRSVVKDAVASSVQRPTASAGRGREAVPKPGLEQESVIGVSPAMQDVFKLAGRAASSEETVLLSGESGVGKEVVARLIHTHSHRKDGPFLSVNCAAIPAGLVEAELFGYERGAFTGADRSKSGKFAMAHRGTLFLDEVGELPLDAQAKLLRVLQDKEVTPLGTSRSMKVDARVLCASNTDLQERVRQGRFREDLYYRLAVIEISIPPLRQRRPDIPPLVRMFTEEALRENRLRGGGPTAEAIDALARYEFPGNVRELKNLIKKLVAIHRERPITPDLLPDQVQSGVGRPGGDWRVGLSREVQERLKAGESGLADRFRAELDDMLIRETLEHTRGNQMKAAEILGIHRNTLRRKRT, encoded by the coding sequence GTGAGCGCCCGGCTCCTGGTGGTGGACGACGATCCCTCGGCGCGATCGATCATTCGCAAGGCGCTCGCCTCCGAAGGTCTGGACGTTCATGAAGCGACCGGGGCGGACGAGGCGCTTCCTGAGATCCGTAGGCTCAAGCCGGGCGTGGTCCTCCTGGACCTCTTTCTTCCGGAACCGAAGGGGATAGACCTGCTTCGTGAGATCTCGGTCCTTCCGGATCCGCCCTACGTGATTGTGATTACGGGTCACGCGGAGCACACGTTCGTCATGGAAGCGATGCGTTGGGGAGCATACGACTACGTCGTGAAGCCGTTCGACATCGATCGTCTTCGTTCCGTGGTCAAGGATGCCGTGGCGTCCAGCGTCCAGAGGCCGACGGCAAGCGCGGGACGTGGAAGAGAAGCCGTGCCGAAACCGGGGCTTGAGCAGGAATCGGTCATTGGTGTCAGTCCCGCCATGCAGGATGTGTTCAAACTGGCCGGTCGAGCGGCGTCCTCCGAGGAAACGGTCCTCCTCTCGGGTGAAAGCGGAGTCGGCAAGGAGGTGGTGGCCCGCCTGATCCACACACACAGTCACCGAAAGGACGGCCCATTCTTGAGCGTGAATTGCGCCGCGATCCCCGCGGGGCTGGTGGAAGCCGAATTGTTCGGCTACGAGCGCGGAGCGTTTACGGGGGCCGACCGCAGCAAGTCGGGAAAATTTGCGATGGCCCATCGGGGAACGTTGTTCCTGGATGAGGTGGGCGAACTTCCGCTGGATGCGCAAGCCAAGCTCTTGAGGGTGCTCCAAGACAAGGAAGTCACTCCGCTGGGAACCTCCAGAAGCATGAAGGTCGATGCGCGGGTTCTTTGCGCATCGAATACGGACCTGCAGGAGCGCGTTCGGCAGGGCCGCTTCCGCGAGGATTTGTACTATCGGCTTGCCGTGATCGAGATCTCCATCCCGCCGTTGCGTCAGAGACGGCCCGATATTCCCCCCCTCGTCCGAATGTTTACAGAGGAGGCCTTGCGGGAAAACCGTCTCCGAGGCGGCGGTCCGACCGCCGAGGCGATCGATGCCCTTGCCCGCTATGAGTTCCCGGGGAATGTCCGCGAGCTGAAGAACCTGATCAAGAAACTCGTGGCCATTCATCGGGAGCGGCCTATCACGCCGGATTTGCTGCCGGACCAGGTGCAATCGGGCGTTGGAAGACCGGGAGGGGATTGGAGGGTGGGGCTGTCGAGAGAGGTCCAAGAGCGCCTGAAGGCCGGCGAGAGCGGTTTGGCCGATCGATTCAGGGCTGAGCTGGACGACATGCTGATTCGAGAGACGCTGGAGCATACGCGGGGGAACCAGATGAAGGCCGCGGAAATCCTGGGCATCCATCGAAACACGCTGAGAAGGAAACGGACATGA